One window of the Misgurnus anguillicaudatus chromosome 8, ASM2758022v2, whole genome shotgun sequence genome contains the following:
- the rgn gene encoding regucalcin isoform X1, with the protein MLCAMSSIKVQCVIKEKNEIGESPVWEEKDSSLVYVDITGQKVSRWSSLTGQIESIATENLVGSVVPRKAGGYVIAEGTRFAFVDWVKRSFSTVAHLDKEKPNTRFNDGKVDPAGRFFAGTMGLELRPAVVERKQGSLYSLHPDHSVVHHFDQVDISNGLDWSLDHRVFYYIDSLAYKVEAFDYNIQTGSLSNRRVVYKVEQDDGIPDGMCIDAEGKLWVACYNGGRVLRIDPQTGTQLQMVKLPVQKTTSCCFGGKDYSDLYVTSAYKGMDENALPKEPEAGCIFKVTGLGVKGIPPYSYTG; encoded by the exons ATGTTAT GTGCCATGTCATCCATTAAAGTGCAGTGTGTGATCAAAGAAAAGAATGAAATTGGCGAGAGTCCCGTCTGGGAGGAGAAGGACTCATCTTTGGTGTACGTTGACATTACGGGTCAAAAAGTCAGCCGGTGGAGCTCTCTGACCGGTCAGATAGAGAGTATTGCTACCG AGAATCTTGTGGGATCTGTGGTCCCGCGGAAGGCAGGTGGTTACGTCATAGCAGAGGGAACTCGGTTTGCGTTTGTTGACTGGGTCAAGCGTTCCTTTTCAACAGTTGCTCACCTGGACAAGGAAAAGCCAAACACCCGCTTCAATGATGGAAAGGTAGATCCAGCAGGGAGGTTTTTTGCTG GTACCATGGGATTGGAACTGCGACCCGCCGTGGTGGAGAGAAAACAGGGGTCGCTGTACTCGCTCCATCCAGACCACTCTGTCGTTCATCATTTTGACCAAGTAGACATCTCCAACGGTTTGGACTGGTCACTAGATCACCGCGTCTTTTACTACATCGACAGCCTGGCGTACAAGGTGGAGGCCTTTGACTACAACATCCAGACTGGCAGCCTGT CTAACCGCAGAGTGGTTTACAAGGTAGAGCAAGATGATGGCATACCAGACGGTATGTGCATAGATGCAGAGGGCAAACTGTGGGTCGCGTGCTACAATGGAGGAAGAGTTTTACGCATTGACCCACAAACAG GCACCCAACTTCAGATGGTCAAACTGCCAGTGCAGAAAACCACCTCATGCTGTTTTGGTGGGAAGGACTACAGTGATCTGTATGTCACCTCAGCATATAAAGGCATGGATGAAAATGCACTGCCTAAAGAGCCTGAGGCTGGCTGCATATTTAAG GTTACGGGTTTAGGAGTGAAGGGGATTCCACCATACTCATATACTGGATGA
- the rgn gene encoding regucalcin isoform X2: MSSIKVQCVIKEKNEIGESPVWEEKDSSLVYVDITGQKVSRWSSLTGQIESIATENLVGSVVPRKAGGYVIAEGTRFAFVDWVKRSFSTVAHLDKEKPNTRFNDGKVDPAGRFFAGTMGLELRPAVVERKQGSLYSLHPDHSVVHHFDQVDISNGLDWSLDHRVFYYIDSLAYKVEAFDYNIQTGSLSNRRVVYKVEQDDGIPDGMCIDAEGKLWVACYNGGRVLRIDPQTGTQLQMVKLPVQKTTSCCFGGKDYSDLYVTSAYKGMDENALPKEPEAGCIFKVTGLGVKGIPPYSYTG; this comes from the exons ATGTCATCCATTAAAGTGCAGTGTGTGATCAAAGAAAAGAATGAAATTGGCGAGAGTCCCGTCTGGGAGGAGAAGGACTCATCTTTGGTGTACGTTGACATTACGGGTCAAAAAGTCAGCCGGTGGAGCTCTCTGACCGGTCAGATAGAGAGTATTGCTACCG AGAATCTTGTGGGATCTGTGGTCCCGCGGAAGGCAGGTGGTTACGTCATAGCAGAGGGAACTCGGTTTGCGTTTGTTGACTGGGTCAAGCGTTCCTTTTCAACAGTTGCTCACCTGGACAAGGAAAAGCCAAACACCCGCTTCAATGATGGAAAGGTAGATCCAGCAGGGAGGTTTTTTGCTG GTACCATGGGATTGGAACTGCGACCCGCCGTGGTGGAGAGAAAACAGGGGTCGCTGTACTCGCTCCATCCAGACCACTCTGTCGTTCATCATTTTGACCAAGTAGACATCTCCAACGGTTTGGACTGGTCACTAGATCACCGCGTCTTTTACTACATCGACAGCCTGGCGTACAAGGTGGAGGCCTTTGACTACAACATCCAGACTGGCAGCCTGT CTAACCGCAGAGTGGTTTACAAGGTAGAGCAAGATGATGGCATACCAGACGGTATGTGCATAGATGCAGAGGGCAAACTGTGGGTCGCGTGCTACAATGGAGGAAGAGTTTTACGCATTGACCCACAAACAG GCACCCAACTTCAGATGGTCAAACTGCCAGTGCAGAAAACCACCTCATGCTGTTTTGGTGGGAAGGACTACAGTGATCTGTATGTCACCTCAGCATATAAAGGCATGGATGAAAATGCACTGCCTAAAGAGCCTGAGGCTGGCTGCATATTTAAG GTTACGGGTTTAGGAGTGAAGGGGATTCCACCATACTCATATACTGGATGA